The proteins below are encoded in one region of Oncorhynchus nerka isolate Pitt River linkage group LG15, Oner_Uvic_2.0, whole genome shotgun sequence:
- the LOC115103864 gene encoding calcineurin subunit B type 1 isoform X1, translated as MASARKKSGKNQSGTGESILKAAKDHNSRFDADEIKRLGKRFKKLDLDNSGSLSVEEFMSLPELQQNPLVQRVIDIFDTDGNGEVDFKEFIEGVSQFSVKGDKEMKLRFAFRIYDMDKDGYISNGELFQVLKMMVGNNLKDTQLQQIVDKTIINADKDGDGRISFEEFCAVVGGLDIHKKMVVDV; from the exons ATGGCCAGCGCTCGAAAGAAATCGGGTAAGAATCAATCGGGGACAGGTGAATCGATTCTAAAGGCAGCAAAGGACCATAACAGCAGAT TTGATGCTGATGAGATTAAGAGGCTAGGAAAGAGATTTAAGAAACTCGACCTAGATAACTCTGGCTCCTTGAGCGTGGAAGAGTTTATGTCCTTACCGGAACTCCAACAGAATCCCCTTGTACAGCGAGTTATCGATATATTTGACACAGATGGCAATGGGGAAGTCGACTTCAAAG AATTCATTGAGGGTGTCTCCCAGTTCAGTGTCAAAGGTGATAAAGAGATGAAATTGCGCT TTGCCTTCAGGATCTATGACATGGACAAGGACGGCTACATATCCAATGGCGAACTCTTCCAGGTCCTCAAGATGATGGTGGGAAACAACTTAAAGGACACCCAGCTCCAGCAGATTGTTGACAAAACCATCATCAACGCAGACAAAGACGGCGATGGGAGAATATCTTTCGAGGAGTTTTGTGCG GTGGTGGGAGGATTAGACATACACAAAAAGATGGTTGTGGACGTGTGA
- the LOC115103864 gene encoding calcineurin subunit B type 1 isoform X2, producing the protein MGNEASYPLEMCTHFDADEIKRLGKRFKKLDLDNSGSLSVEEFMSLPELQQNPLVQRVIDIFDTDGNGEVDFKEFIEGVSQFSVKGDKEMKLRFAFRIYDMDKDGYISNGELFQVLKMMVGNNLKDTQLQQIVDKTIINADKDGDGRISFEEFCAVVGGLDIHKKMVVDV; encoded by the exons TTGATGCTGATGAGATTAAGAGGCTAGGAAAGAGATTTAAGAAACTCGACCTAGATAACTCTGGCTCCTTGAGCGTGGAAGAGTTTATGTCCTTACCGGAACTCCAACAGAATCCCCTTGTACAGCGAGTTATCGATATATTTGACACAGATGGCAATGGGGAAGTCGACTTCAAAG AATTCATTGAGGGTGTCTCCCAGTTCAGTGTCAAAGGTGATAAAGAGATGAAATTGCGCT TTGCCTTCAGGATCTATGACATGGACAAGGACGGCTACATATCCAATGGCGAACTCTTCCAGGTCCTCAAGATGATGGTGGGAAACAACTTAAAGGACACCCAGCTCCAGCAGATTGTTGACAAAACCATCATCAACGCAGACAAAGACGGCGATGGGAGAATATCTTTCGAGGAGTTTTGTGCG GTGGTGGGAGGATTAGACATACACAAAAAGATGGTTGTGGACGTGTGA